One Ahaetulla prasina isolate Xishuangbanna chromosome 1, ASM2864084v1, whole genome shotgun sequence DNA window includes the following coding sequences:
- the MICOS13 gene encoding MICOS complex subunit MIC13 — protein MASRTFPLLKFMGKAGLAGGALYVVYSQGLLGSSDKGAEALHKAKAAVPPAVEEWTKYFGWQLPAVPKPEFSFSNAWNSGVRTVISALSIAPTKGGEYTQQGWKYVKELMK, from the exons ATGGCGTCCCGCACATTCCCTTTGCTCAA GTTCATGGGCAAAGCAGGACTGGCTGGCGGGGCCCTCTATGTGGTTTACTCCCAGGGGCTGCTGGGGAGCAGCGATAAAGGTGCCGAAGCCCTCCATAAAGCCAAAGCAGCTGTTCCTCCAGCTGTGGAAGAATGGACAAAGTATTTCGGTTGGCAG CTTCCAGCGGTGCCGAAACCTGAATTTTCCTTCTCCAATGCCTGGAATTCAG GGGTCCGTACTGTCATAAGTGCCCTTTCCATCGCCCCCACCAAGGGCGGCGAATACACGCAACAAGGATGGAAATACGTCAAGGAGCTCATGAAATGA